Proteins encoded in a region of the Flavobacterium sp. MDT1-60 genome:
- a CDS encoding sulfite exporter TauE/SafE family protein: MEKELKINSVDVKSDTPLKEKLWVIIPVVLLVGLLTVLVYNHHTEFSWNNFVSGFNQEFLVFFFIGVFAQLVDGTLGMGYGATSTSFLLAYGVPPVVSSTGVHVAEMFTTGVSAISHHRFGNINKKLVKHLLIPGVLGSITGAYLLSDIINGDVIKPFIAVYMIVLAIIIIRKALKKTIIKKKTKKLGILAGFGGFMDSVGGGGWGPIVTSTLLGRGRNPRYTIGSVNAAEFAVSFASGITFMLFGGIHGWQVIIGLITGGVIAAPLGAYLVNKIKRKPMMIAVGILIILLSLKTLSKLL; the protein is encoded by the coding sequence ATGGAAAAAGAATTAAAGATAAATAGTGTTGATGTTAAATCTGATACGCCATTAAAAGAAAAACTATGGGTTATTATACCCGTGGTTTTGTTGGTAGGTTTATTGACTGTATTAGTATATAATCATCATACTGAATTTTCATGGAATAATTTTGTTTCAGGATTTAATCAGGAATTTTTAGTTTTTTTCTTTATTGGTGTTTTTGCACAGTTGGTAGACGGAACTTTAGGAATGGGTTACGGAGCGACTTCAACTTCTTTTTTGTTGGCTTACGGAGTTCCACCAGTAGTTAGTAGTACAGGAGTTCACGTTGCAGAAATGTTTACAACAGGAGTATCAGCAATTTCGCATCATCGTTTTGGAAATATTAATAAAAAACTGGTAAAGCATTTGTTGATTCCAGGGGTTTTAGGATCAATTACAGGAGCTTATTTATTGTCTGATATTATTAATGGCGACGTTATAAAACCATTTATTGCAGTTTATATGATTGTTTTGGCGATCATCATTATTAGAAAAGCTCTGAAGAAAACTATAATTAAAAAGAAAACCAAAAAATTAGGAATTTTAGCTGGTTTTGGAGGTTTTATGGATTCTGTTGGCGGAGGAGGCTGGGGGCCAATTGTAACTTCTACATTGTTAGGAAGAGGTAGGAATCCTCGTTACACTATTGGTTCTGTAAATGCAGCTGAGTTTGCAGTTTCATTTGCAAGTGGAATTACCTTCATGCTTTTTGGAGGAATTCATGGATGGCAGGTTATTATTGGTTTAATTACAGGAGGAGTAATTGCAGCGCCATTAGGAGCGTATTTGGTAAATAAAATCAAAAGAAAACCAATGATGATTGCGGTTGGAATTTTAATAATACTATTGAGTTTAAAAACATTATCTAAATTATTGTAA
- a CDS encoding sulfate adenylyltransferase subunit 1, producing the protein MEVLKIATAGSVDDGKSTLIGRLLYDTKSLTTDKIEAIEKSSKQKGYDYLDFSLATDGLVAEREQGITIDVAHIYFSTAKKSYIIADTPGHVEYTRNMVTGASTSQVSIILIDARKGVIEQTYRHFFINNLLRVKEVIVAINKMDLVDYSEEVYNKIKADFQALNAKSTFKEQNVSYIPLSAINGGNVVDKSENMPWYDGQTVLEHLEGLHASDVFEAGKARFPVQTVIRPKTEEYHDFRGYAGKLYGNSIKVGDAVTVLPSLTESKVSKIHFFDKTFDEAVAGSSITIELENDINVTRGDMIVKSSELPKIEKEINTTVCWMDSKKLVAGTKYIVQHNTNAVLAKIESIKNTISTDYSGTKEASQLAINEIGEVSIKLSKPLYFDAYNDNKSNGAFILIDTATNTTAGVGFIR; encoded by the coding sequence ATGGAAGTTTTAAAAATAGCAACAGCAGGAAGTGTAGATGACGGAAAAAGTACTTTAATTGGAAGATTATTGTATGATACAAAATCATTGACTACAGATAAAATCGAGGCAATCGAAAAAAGCAGTAAACAAAAAGGCTACGATTATTTGGATTTTTCTTTAGCAACTGATGGATTAGTAGCAGAGAGAGAACAAGGAATTACAATTGACGTAGCTCACATTTATTTTTCGACTGCAAAGAAAAGTTACATCATTGCCGATACTCCGGGTCACGTAGAATATACAAGAAACATGGTTACAGGAGCTTCAACTTCTCAGGTTTCTATCATTTTAATTGATGCCAGAAAAGGCGTAATTGAGCAAACGTACCGTCACTTTTTTATCAATAATTTATTGAGAGTAAAAGAGGTAATCGTAGCGATTAATAAAATGGATTTAGTTGATTATTCTGAAGAAGTTTACAATAAAATTAAAGCCGATTTCCAGGCACTAAATGCTAAAAGTACTTTCAAAGAGCAAAACGTAAGTTACATTCCGTTAAGTGCAATCAATGGAGGAAACGTAGTTGATAAATCGGAGAATATGCCATGGTACGATGGTCAAACGGTATTGGAACATTTAGAAGGATTACATGCTTCTGATGTTTTTGAAGCAGGAAAAGCACGTTTCCCGGTTCAGACGGTTATTCGTCCAAAAACAGAAGAATATCATGATTTTAGAGGTTACGCCGGAAAATTATACGGAAACTCCATTAAAGTTGGAGATGCTGTAACAGTTCTTCCTTCTTTAACAGAATCAAAAGTTTCAAAAATTCACTTTTTCGATAAAACATTTGATGAAGCTGTTGCAGGTTCATCCATCACAATCGAACTAGAAAATGATATCAATGTGACAAGAGGCGATATGATTGTAAAATCATCAGAACTTCCAAAAATTGAAAAAGAAATCAACACAACAGTTTGCTGGATGGACAGTAAAAAACTGGTTGCAGGTACAAAATATATTGTACAGCACAACACAAACGCAGTTTTAGCTAAAATAGAAAGTATCAAAAATACAATCTCAACAGATTATTCAGGAACTAAAGAAGCATCACAATTAGCAATCAACGAAATTGGAGAAGTAAGTATCAAACTAAGCAAGCCTTTATATTTTGATGCCTATAACGATAATAAATCAAACGGAGCTTTCATCTTAATTGATACAGCAACAAACACCACAGCAGGAGTAGGATTTATCAGGTAA
- a CDS encoding phosphoadenylyl-sulfate reductase: protein MSAPIIQSLLDITKDFSLEETLAFLAKEFPGKVIFSTSFGQEDQVIADFIAKSNQDITIFTLDTGRLFQETYDVFHKTLKKYKKPIEVYFPEATAVENLLKQKGPNSFYDSVENRKECCFIRKVVPLRKALAGNSVWITGLRAEQSENRNDLQLFEYDGGFEIIKFNPLLKWTLEEVETYLSENNVPQNALHKQGFVSIGCAPCTRAIFPGEDIRAGRWWWESSHKECGLHSAKKE from the coding sequence ATGAGCGCACCAATTATACAATCATTATTAGATATAACAAAAGATTTTTCGCTTGAAGAAACCTTAGCTTTTTTAGCAAAGGAGTTTCCTGGGAAAGTGATTTTTTCGACTTCATTTGGTCAGGAAGATCAGGTAATTGCTGATTTTATTGCAAAAAGTAATCAGGATATTACCATTTTTACTTTAGATACAGGAAGATTATTTCAGGAAACTTATGATGTTTTTCATAAGACATTAAAAAAATATAAAAAACCAATTGAGGTTTATTTTCCAGAAGCAACAGCAGTGGAAAATTTACTAAAACAAAAAGGACCGAATAGCTTTTACGATTCGGTTGAGAATAGAAAAGAATGTTGTTTCATCCGAAAAGTGGTTCCGTTAAGAAAAGCTTTAGCAGGAAATTCAGTTTGGATCACAGGTTTAAGGGCTGAACAATCTGAAAATAGAAATGATCTTCAGCTTTTTGAATATGACGGAGGTTTTGAAATCATCAAATTCAATCCATTATTAAAATGGACTTTAGAAGAAGTTGAAACGTATTTATCAGAAAACAATGTTCCGCAAAATGCTTTACACAAACAAGGTTTCGTAAGCATAGGATGCGCGCCATGTACAAGAGCAATTTTTCCGGGAGAAGATATCAGAGCTGGAAGATGGTGGTGGGAATCAAGTCATAAGGAATGCGGATTGCACAGCGCTAAAAAAGAATAG
- the cysD gene encoding sulfate adenylyltransferase subunit CysD, whose product MSSVLKTNALESEAIYIFREVISQFDKPVLLFSGGKDSITLVRLAQKAFFPAKIPFPLLHVDTGHNFPETIAFRDKLVEELGLELIVRNVQDAIDEGKVVEETGKYSSRNSLQTITLLDAIEEFKFDACIGGARRDEEKARAKERIFSVRDDFGQWDEKNQRPELFDILNGKIENGQNVRVFPISNWTELDVWSYIEKEHIEIPSIYFSHKRKVFLRDGLIWSHSPFVYQEEDEQIEERIVRFRTVGDMSCTAAVESYAATIQEVVGEIRTSTISERGARIDDKRSEAAMEKRKQQGYF is encoded by the coding sequence ATGAGTTCAGTATTAAAAACAAACGCTTTAGAGAGTGAAGCAATATACATTTTCAGAGAAGTAATTTCACAGTTTGATAAACCGGTTTTACTTTTCTCTGGAGGAAAAGATTCTATAACATTAGTACGTTTGGCGCAAAAAGCCTTTTTCCCTGCTAAAATTCCGTTTCCTCTTTTGCACGTTGATACGGGACACAATTTTCCTGAAACGATTGCTTTCAGAGATAAATTGGTTGAAGAATTAGGTTTGGAATTAATCGTTCGTAATGTTCAGGACGCTATTGATGAAGGAAAAGTAGTTGAAGAAACTGGAAAATATTCTAGTAGAAACAGTTTACAGACCATTACACTTTTAGATGCAATCGAAGAATTTAAGTTTGATGCTTGTATTGGTGGTGCGCGTCGTGATGAAGAAAAAGCAAGAGCTAAAGAACGTATTTTTTCTGTTCGTGACGATTTTGGTCAATGGGATGAAAAAAATCAACGTCCGGAATTGTTTGATATTTTGAACGGAAAAATAGAAAATGGTCAAAACGTTCGTGTTTTTCCAATTTCAAACTGGACAGAATTAGATGTTTGGAGTTATATCGAAAAAGAACACATCGAGATTCCATCCATTTATTTTTCACATAAAAGAAAAGTTTTTTTGAGAGACGGTTTAATCTGGTCGCATTCTCCTTTTGTGTATCAGGAAGAAGACGAACAAATCGAAGAACGAATTGTTCGCTTCAGAACCGTTGGAGATATGAGTTGCACAGCCGCTGTTGAATCATATGCAGCAACAATCCAGGAAGTTGTTGGAGAAATCAGAACTTCAACTATTTCCGAAAGAGGTGCCAGAATCGATGACAAACGTTCTGAAGCCGCAATGGAAAAAAGAAAACAACAAGGATACTTTTAA